Genomic segment of Bacteroidales bacterium:
GATGCTGTCAAACGCAGTATCTTCCTTGTTGACGTATATGATCTGAGCTCCGTGGTCTTCCTGCCGGATGCGGGCCATTATCTGGTAAAGAATGTAGCTTTTTCCTGTTCTGCGCTGTCCGGTAATCACCTTAACAACATTCTTCCCCATAAATGGTGCTATACGTGTGGTATACGTTTCCCTTTCAATAAGATGTTCTGGTATTACCGGGAACGACATGATTAAAATACAATTACAACTTTAGCAAAAAAATAATATATTGTAAATATAATTACAAAAAATAATCCTCATTGAGTTTTTTAGTATGTGAGAGGAGGTTCCAGAGTTCCATGGATTTCCGATTTCCGATTTCCTATTTCCAATTAACGTGTTATGGTTTTCATAGCGTGATCTCGTAGAGGAAATTGGAAATTGGAAATAGGAAATTTTCAGGGATTTCCGATAACGAAATTTCCGATTTCCCATTTCCTATTTCCAATTAACGTGTTATGGTTTTCATAGCGTGATCAAGGACAGGAAATTGGAAATTGGAAATAGGAAATTTTCAGAGATTTCCCATTTCCCATTTCCAATTAATGTGTTATGGTTTTCATAGCGTGATCACGTAGAGGAAATTGGAAATTTCTAACTATTTCTTATTTCCATTATCTTGCTGGTTAGAAGAACCCTTTTTCATTTCTTTTATTTCCATTCCATAATGTTCTTCGGCCAGATCGATCATCTTTTTATAGAATTCCATTTCGATTTGCTTCTGCTCAAGCAAACGCTCCAGCTCTGCCAGGCGTTTTTTAAGTTGTTTTAATGAGGGGGAAGAGGACATTGGCTGTGGGGTTAGTTTTATTGTTCCAGTGTTCCAGTGTTCCAATGTTCCAAAGTTCCAAGGATTTCCGATAACGAAATTTCCGATTTCCCATTTCCTATTTCCAATTAACGTGTTATGGTTTTCATAGCGTGATCAAGGACAGGAAATTGGAAATTGGAAATAGGAAATTTTCAGGGATTTTCGATTATCTACTAATTAGGTTCCAGAGTTCCAATGTTCCAGAGTTCCAATGTTCCATGGTTCCAATGTTCCAGGGTTTCAGTGTTTCAGTGTTCCAGTGTTGCAGGGTTTCAAGGATTTCCGGGTTAGTCTTCAGTACAAGTTAAAACCGTTTTTTATTTTGAATGCTTCTTAAAACTGCTTTTTATTTTGAATGCTTCGGAATTGCTTGTTTATCATTCATGTTTTATCCGTGGTTTAAAAAAACCTTTAATACAATTTGAATTTATGATGCATATTTGTATATGGGTTTTTTCATTAAAGCCAGCTCCGGGATATATCGGTTCTCCTTCAATAAAAGCCGCTCTTACTGAATCAAAAGGAACTTCTTTTTGCGATTTAAGAAAACTATGTGTATATTCAATAACTGCACAATCAAGATACCTCAGAACTCTGTCTTTTCCCGCATCAGACGGGTGATTGACGTTTTTAGGAATCGGTTTATCAAGTTTTTCTGCGTCAATCTTAAAGAGCTGATATGATTTTTTTAACAGATCGATATAAGCTGAATCAAGCAGATCAAGGCATTTTCCCAGGCTAAGAACAGCTCCTACAACTGCAGGTTCTTTAAGAGTACCTGCCTTCTTTTTCTGCTCAGCCCATAACAAAGCCCTCTCCGGATTGTTTTCCCAGAAGTACATTCCATGACCCAACCAATCATACGAATTCTTGCTTAGTCTCACGTAAGAAGGATCATCAATAAGTTTTTTTTGTTCAGTTAATTCGCAACCATGAAAGCCCAAGATCAGATTGGATCTTGTAGAATACATCGTTGTTATTTTTCAGAGGGAATATAAATGTCTTTATACGGTGCTTTTAAATTCCCTTTTTTAGTTATTATACCTGCATCTCTGAAGATTTCAAAAGCTTCTTTTTTTGAACGCTTACTTGCAATTGCATCATCAAACAGTTTTATGATCCTTCTGGCTTCGCTGTTTTTCATATTTTATCGGTCATTTTAGACTATACACAAATGTAATAAACAATTTCCAATATCCAGATGTATTTTGCTTTCTTATTCTTGCAATTTACAGCGTGTTGAATTTAGCTAAGGGCTAGAGATGTGGCGATCCAAAACAGGTCTTTTCCCCGCAGGGGATGAAGGAACGGGTTCGAAGGTTCCAGGGTTTCAAAGTTCCAGAGTTCCAAGGATTTCCGATAACGAAATTTCCGATTTCCCATTTCCCATTTCCAATTAACGTGTTTTGGTTTTCATAGCGTGATCAAGGACAGGAAATTGGAAATTGGAAATAGGAAATTTTCAGGGATTTCCGATAACGAAATTTCCGATTTCCCATTTCCGATTAATGTGTTCTGGTTTTCATAGCGTGATCTCGTAAAGGAAATTGGAAATTGGAAATAGGAAATTTTCAAAGATTTCCGATTTCCCAATAATGAGGATCCAAAGTTCCAGGGTTCCAATGTTCCAGTGTTCCAGCGTTTCAGGGTTCCAGTGTTCCAGCGTTTCGGGTGTTTAAGTTCGATTTGGGTTTTGTGGGTTGTGATTTTAGATTTGAGATTTAATTTGTTTTCGTTCGGGATCAAAAGAATCAGAAATCAGAAATCACAAATCTCGAATCACAAATATTTCGTTCTTCTTCTGCTGTTTTTGAATTGGGCATTGTGACCAGGGTTTTGTGGTTTGGTATTTGTGATTTGTGGGTTGTGATTTGTGATTTTAGATTTTTGATTTGGGCGTTGAGCTCTGCGCTCTGTGGTTTGTTATTTGTGATTTGTGAGTTGTGAATTTTGATTGGTGATTTAATTTATTTTCGTTCGGGATCAAGGAGGGGGATACAAGGTATCATTGTTCACAGCTTCGCCCGGTCACTCCCATAGGGGGGTAACGGGCGGGTGGTGGAACATGTTGTGTTTCCGGCAGAAGCCGGGTTATTTATCTTCGTTTCCCCAGAGGAGAACGCAGGGTTCTTCCCGGGAGAAAAAAGCCGGTGCTTCGGCGGAGGTGAGCACGAGGTAGCGGATTTTGCGGTTGATGAGCTGTTCGGCCCTTTCGGTGAGGGAGGCGAGGTAGGTGCTATCGAGCTGATCGCTTACGAGCATGATGTCGATGATGCCTTCATCAATGCCCCGGGCCATACTGCCGGTGAGCCAGGCGCTTTCCACATTGCCGAGCTTGCGCACAACCCGCTCCACTACTTCGTCGATGCCCGTGTATTTGCGCAGGATGTTCTGGAGGTCGGAGAACATGGGGTGGGAGGCGTTGGCACGGAAATATTTTTTGTTGCCGCGGGTTTCGGAGGTGAGCATGCCGGCCTGCTCGAGGCGGTTGAGTTCGAGGCGGATGGCGTTGGAGGACTCGCCAAACTCGCTTTCGAGGTCGCGCAAATAGGAGGTGGTACTGCTGTTCAGGAAGAACTTAATCAGCAGGCGCAGACGGGTTTTGGAGGTGATGAGTGTGTCGAGCATCAAAAAAATTTTTGAGCAATAAAATTACTCAAAAATTATTTTTATGCAACTTTGACTGTGGGGATGTCGAAAAACGAAATTTTTCGTTTTGCTGAAGAAAATTTCTGTTTGACAGAAGGCCGGGGAGGGATCAGAGCCGGAGGATGAGGAGGAGGGCGGTGAGGGTGGAGGTGACGGAGCCGACCAGGAGGAGGTAGTCGGAAATATTGACACGGACGGCTCTCAGGAAATTGGGCTTTACGTAAATAATATCATTGGGCATAATATAGTATGCTTCTGAGGTGACAAGGGAAGGATCGGTAAGATCGACCTTGATGGTGCGGGTGCCGTTTTCTTCCTGCCGGATGATGACCACATCCCTGCGCCGGCCGCTGTAGGTTACATCACCGGCCGAGGCAATGGCCTGGAAAATGGTAAGCCGGGCACCGGGATAAAATTTGCTTCCGGGCTGAATCACTTCCCCCAGAACAGCATAGCGGAATTCCGCCAGGCGGGCAATTACAACGGCATTCTTCAGGTACTGGTCGGCCGCCTGCTGGATGGCTATTTCTGCCTCGGGCAGGGTCTTTCCGGCAACGGGAATCTTTCCCAGGAAGGGTATCTGCACGTATCCTGAGTCGGAAACGGTGTATCCGAAAAGGTACATCCCGCCCTGGGTGATGTAGGACATGTTCATGGTGCTGCTGCCGAAAATGGGGTTGTACATGGAGTTGATCTCGGGATTGGGGGAGACGATGCGTACGTAGAGAATGTCGGCGGGCTGGAGGCGGTAGTCGGCCATGGTGCGGGGCCAGAGGGTATCTTTCTGTTCGATGTTGCGGAGGTAAACAACCTTTTTGTAGGGATTGCAGGATATAAGCA
This window contains:
- a CDS encoding sugar transporter is translated as MKRILFLLPLLLLISCNPYKKVVYLRNIEQKDTLWPRTMADYRLQPADILYVRIVSPNPEINSMYNPIFGSSTMNMSYITQGGMYLFGYTVSDSGYVQIPFLGKIPVAGKTLPEAEIAIQQAADQYLKNAVVIARLAEFRYAVLGEVIQPGSKFYPGARLTIFQAIASAGDVTYSGRRRDVVIIRQEENGTRTIKVDLTDPSLVTSEAYYIMPNDIIYVKPNFLRAVRVNISDYLLLVGSVTSTLTALLLILRL
- a CDS encoding AAA family ATPase, which gives rise to MSFPVIPEHLIERETYTTRIAPFMGKNVVKVITGQRRTGKSYILYQIMARIRQEDHGAQIIYVNKEDTAFDSI
- a CDS encoding ArsR family transcriptional regulator, whose translation is MLDTLITSKTRLRLLIKFFLNSSTTSYLRDLESEFGESSNAIRLELNRLEQAGMLTSETRGNKKYFRANASHPMFSDLQNILRKYTGIDEVVERVVRKLGNVESAWLTGSMARGIDEGIIDIMLVSDQLDSTYLASLTERAEQLINRKIRYLVLTSAEAPAFFSREEPCVLLWGNEDK